GCCCGCGCCCTTCACCGAAACCGATGCCCGCGCGCTGATCGCGGGATCGGGCGGCGGCGACGTGTTCCATGCGGTGCGCGACGAGCACGGCCTCGATCTCAACGGCGTCATCGGCGTCCACCGCCGCGCGCGCGACGAATATGAGATCGGCTACTGGTTCGCGGCGCGCGTGAGGGGCAAGGGGATCGCGACCGAGGCGGTGCGCGCGGTGGTCGAGGCGCTCGCCGCGTCGCTGCCGGGTGCTTCGATCATCGCTGAATGCCATCTCGAAAACGAGCGCTCGCGCGCGCTGCTGCGCCGGATCGGTTTCGTGTCGACCGGGCGGCCGGGGAAACGGCCGGGGCGGATGCTGATGGCGTGGCGCGCGGCGCCGGCCTATCGCATCGACGTCTGCTGAGCGATCCTCCCTGTCGCGAAGCGATGGGGAGGTGGCGGCGGCGTAGCCGCTGACGGAGGGGCGATGGCGCCATCGTCGCGGCCCCTCCACCACTCGCTTTCAGCGAGCGGTCCCCCTCCCAATGGCTTCGCCACAGGGAGGATCAGTCTGCCGCTGATACTTCTTCGGTCAGCGCCTTGACGATCGCCGCGACCGAAGTGGGAGCATAGGCGAAGCCCATGTGGCTGCAATCGACCTCGACCTCGCGATCGCTTTCGTGCGGAAGCCCGCGCGCGCTGTTCACCGCGACGACGCCGTCGTGCTTCGACCAAAGCGCGAAGGTCGGCATTTCGGGGCGCGGCGCGGGGTGAAAGTCGATCGGCGGATTGTCGACCGGATGGCGCGCGATCAGGTGGTAGAGGCGCCATGCCCGGTTGGCGCGGCGGCTGCCCGAAAAGGGCGAGCCGAGGGTCACGACGCGCGCGACCTTGTCCGGATGGTGCTTCGCATATTCGCGCGCATAGATGCCGCCGAGGCTCCACCCGACGAGCGCGGGCGCATAGCCGGTGCGGTCGATGATCCACTGGACGCGGGTGTCGATGCGATCGATGATGTCGGCGGTCGCGCCGCGGTTGAAGCCGAGGCCCCAGGCATAGCAGCGGAAACCCGAGCGGCGGAGGTCGGCGCGCAGCGCCTTGGTCGCCCAGTCGCCCGAGAGGAAGCCGGGGAGCACCATCACCGGCGGATGCTCGCTGTCGGGATTGGGTTCGGGCGGCAGCGGACGGATACGGCCGCCGATCGCGCGCGCGAGCGACCCGATCTCGCGCCACAGCAAGGTCAGCGGCGGCGGTGCATCGGGATCGGGGACGCGCGCGGGCCATTCGGCGCGCCGGGTGAGGAAGCCGCGGATCATGGGAACGATATAGGGATGCTTGCCCCGCGGCGAAAGCCGCGGGCTATTTCTTCGGGACGAGCTTCACCAGCTTGCCGTCCTCGCCATCGGTGAGCAGCCAGACCGAGCCGTCATCGCGCACCTCGACCTCGCGGATGCGCTGGCCGAAGTCCCAGCGATCGGATTTGTGCAGCGTCTCTCCGTCGATCGCCATGCGGACGAGGCCCTCGCCCGACAGCGCACCCATCAACAGGCTGTTCTTCCAGCCGGGATAAAGGTCGCCGTTGTAGAAGGCGAGGCCGGCGGGTGAGACCGCGGGGTTCCACCACAGCTTAGGTGCGGCGAATTCGGGGCGCGTCACATGGTCGGGAATGTCCTTGCCGTCATAATGATCGCCGTTAGAGACGATCGGATAGCCGTAATTGGCCTTGGCTTCGACCAGATTGACCTCGTCGCCGCCCTTCGGCCCCATTTCCTGATTCCAGAGCTTGCCGGTGGCATCGAAGGCGAGGCCCAGGATATTGCGGTGGCCGAGCGACCAGATTTGCGCAGTCACGCCGCCCTGATCGGCAAAGGGGTTGTCGGCCGGAACGCTGCCGTCGGGATTGAGGCGCAGGATCTTGCCGAGATTGGCCTTCATATCCTGCGCCGGATCGAACTTCTGCCGCTCGCCCGACCCTATGAAGAGATATTTGCCGTCGGGCGAGAAGAGGAGGCGGTGCGAGAAATGGCCGCGACCCGCCACCTTGGGATCCTGTTTCCAGATGATCTGGAGGCCCTCGATCCGCGGCGCCGCGCCCTGGACTAGCTTCGCCTTGCCGACGACGGCCCCGAAGGTGCCGCCGCTGCCCGCTTCGACCCAGCTCAGATAGATGGTGCCGGTCGCGGCGAAATCGGGGGCGACGATGACGTCGCCGAAGCCGCCCTGACCGCCATAGGCGACGGCGGGCACGCCCGCGACGTCCTGCGTCGGACCATTTTCCTGCCACAGCTTCAATTTGCCCGATTTCTCGGTGATCAGCGCTGCGCGGGTGCCGGGGATGAAGGTCATCGCCCAGGGTTCGTTGAAATCGGCTATTTCTTGCACCGTGAAAGGCGCGTCGGCGAGCGGCGTCGCGGGATGATCGCCCGATGCGTCGAGCTTGGCGATGTCGGGCGGAGCGGCTTCGCTTGCACCGGGCGCCGAGCAGGCTGCGACGGCGAGCGCCGCGATCAGGGCGAGGGACGGCAGGTTTTTCATCGGGGAGGCTCGCTTTACTAGGGAAGACACGTCATTTTTGACGTGATCAATGCTCAATGTCGAGTACCCGCAATCCGTTTGCCCCGAGCGTGTCGAAGGGCCGTTCTTTCCTTTGGCGTCGTTGAATAAGGACGGTGCTTCGACAAGCTCGGTATGAACGGAAAAGAAAGCCCGCGTTCGGGCTTAGCGGTTCGCCGCTTCGCGCCGCGCGGTGATCGTCTCGACGCTGTCCATGATCGCATCGACCGCCTCGCTCGACGGCGGCGCATCGGCGCGCTTTTGTGAGAATTGCCCGCTGTTCATGATCTCCTCGAGCGCCGCGCGCGCGCGCGACACGCGGCTCTTCATCGTGCCGAGCGCGCAGTCGCAAATGCTCGCGGCCTCTTCATACGACATGCCGCCGGCGCCAACGAGAATCAGCGCCTCGCGCTGGTCCTGCGGCAACTCCATGAGGCCGCGCTGGAGGTCGGCCATCTCGCCGCTGTCTTCTTGGTTCGCGGGGGTCGACATCGTGCGTTCGACCGCTGTCTCGTCATATTCGCCGACGAATTTGTTGCGGCGCATCTGCGACAGAAAGGTATTGCGCAGGATGACGAAGGTCCACGCCTTGATCGAGGTGCCGCGCTCGAACCGCTCGCGCGACGCCCACGCCTTGACCATCGTATCCTGCGTCAGGTCGTCGGCCAGATCCGGATTGCCCGAAAGGCTGCGCCCATAGGCGCGCAGATGCGGAATGACGCCGGCGAGCAGTGCCTTGAATTCGCTGTCCGACAGGGTGTCGGCCTGCGGCTGCGATGCAGCGGCGGGGGTTCCGGTCATTATTGCTTCGGGCTTTTCTGATCGAGCTGGGACAGAAGGTCGAGCATGTTGTCGGGCAATTGTTCGGAAACGATATTGCCATAAATCATGCGCAACTTGGCGCTCACCGGCTCGGGCGCCTGCCGTCCGGTCAGGGTGCGATGCCACTGGTCGCCTTGCGTTCCGGGGAAGCTCCCCTGTGCACGGCGCGGCGCATCGGCGCCGGGCGGGAGAGTGCCCTTTCCGTTCATCCTGTCATTGCCTTGCGTAGCCATGCGAGAGCAACGAGGAAAAGCGCCGCAGGTTCCACGACTTCTGTTTTTTGCGACGAACGCGTTGCCAAGAAACCACACCGGCCCTAAGCAAAGGGATGTGAGGGGTCACGCTTGGCCCGCCCTTGGCCGGTCTTCGGGAGACGACCAGTTGCTTTCCGTTACATATGTGAGTGTCGCCGATCCGTTGATCAGGGACGAGGATATCGTTGCGATTCTCGTTTCGGCGCGTCGCAACAACGCGCGCGACGAGTTGACCGGAGCGCTTGTCTATAACGGCCATAATTTCCTCCAGCTTTTAGAGGGGCCGGACGACCGGGTAGAGGCATGTCTTGCGGTCATCAGGGACGATCCGCGTCACAGTGGCATGGTCGAAGTGCGGCGCCGCGCCGTCGAGACGCGCGATTTCGGTGAATGGGCGATGCTCTATGACCCGCGCTTCGAATGGCAGGGCGATGGCTTGGCGCGGCTCGCGGCCAACGGTCGGATCGATGTGCAGGACGAGCGGATATTCGCCAATTTCATGGCGCTGGGGCGCCGCCCGCGCGTCGGGTGACCGGGCGGGCGCTTGCAATGCCAACCCAACCCGCTAAGCCGTTCATGATATGAACCGACATCGTCACGCAAAGGTTTTTTTATCAGCGACGTAACGCCTCAACCGCTCGACGATGCCAGCTTCAAGCGTGAATTGGCCGCGATGCTACCGCATCTGCGCGCGTTCGGTCGCAGCTTGTGCGGCAATGCCGACCTTGCCGACGACCTGGTACAGGAAACGATGCTGAAGGCGTGGAAGGCGCGCGCGCAATATATTCCGGGGCCCGCCAGCATGAAGAGCTGGGCCTTCGTCATCCTGCGCAACTGTTTCCTGTCGCAGATGCGGCGCAAGAAATTCACTGCCGAATATGACGAGATGGCGGCCGAGCGGCTCCTCGTCGCGCCCGACGATCAGGACGACAGCCTGCACCTCGCCGACGTGCAGCGCGCGCTATTGTTGCTGCCCGTCGACCAGCGCGAGGCGCTGGTGCTGATCGGCGCGGGGCAATTATCCTATGAGGAAGGCGCGGCGATCTGTGGCTGTGCGGTCGGCACTATGAAGAGCCGCGTATCGCGCGGCCGCGCCGCACTGCAGACGATCCTCGAAAGCGGCGAGATGCCGCGGCGCAGCGCCGACGAGATACCGTCGAGCGAAGCGTTCCGGTCGATTATGGACAATGTCGACCATCTGACCGGCGGCGGGCCTTCGCCCGATTGAGACGCTTTTTCGACTGACGTCGGAAACGGCACCGGCCCGCTCCCCCGCCCTCCAATTTCAGGATACGCTGTCGGGAGGCCGGGAGGGGGAGCGGGCCGGTGCCGTCCTTATGCGTTACGCCGCAAGCTGCGGCGTGAAGAGCAGGCTCTGGCTGATCGCGGCGCGCACCGTATTCTCGCGGAACGGCTTCGAGATCAGGAAGGTCGGCTCGACCCGTCCGCCGGTGAGGAGCCTTTCGGGAAAGGCGGTAATGAAGATCGCCGGCACCGGCGCTATCGCGAGGATGTCCTGCACCGCATCGATCCCTGACGATCCGTCGGCAAGCTGGATGTCGGCGAGGACGAGGCCGGCGTCGGTTTCCTCGAACGCCGCGACCGCGTCCTCGTGCGTCGTCGCGATCCCCGCGACGCGGTGACCGAGGTCGCGGACGATCTGTTCGAGCTCCATCGCGATCAACGGCTCGTCCTCGATGATCAGCACCGAGGTGCGCGACTCGCGGTCGAGTTCGCCGACCGCGTCGGCGAGCAGTGTCTCGACCGTTGGCTGATCGGTGCCTGTGATCAGCCCCGCCTCCTCGACCGAAAACCCCTCGAGCGCTGTGAGTAGCAATATCTGCCGGCCGAGCGGAGTGAGCTGCACGAGGCGCTGGTGCGCGGCGCGGACCAGCGGATGCTCTTCGTCGTCGCGGCCTTCGCCATCGTCGATATAGGCGCTTTCCCAGATGCGGTGGAAATTGCGGTAGAGGTCGATCCGCGTGCCGTCGCCGCTGTGGAATTCATCAGGCGCGGCGACGATGACTTCGAGGGTGGTGTGAACGAAATTGTCGCCATGCTGCTGGCTGCCCGTCAGCGCGCGCGCGTAGCGGCGCAGATAGGGAAGATGGCCCCGAATTTCCTCACCCAATGTCATGCAAAATACCTCCCTCTTGAGAGCAGTCATACGCGCGCCCGCGCGGGTCGGTTCCCTCGACGGATGCCCAAAAAGCGATACGCCGGGCTGCAACTTGTCGCGCGTTAAAGCGTAGATTTAGCCGGGACGCCAGAGAGCCGCGATGTAAGTGGATAGAATGTCGCCACTTTCTTATTGCGCGGCAAGAATGCTTTAGTAGGGACCATATCGATGGCAGAGCGGCGGCCCGGGGAATATAGCGATGGGGCGGCATCGCACGGCGGCGGGGGACGGGAATTGGCGGACGGAGGCAGCGAAGAGGCAAAAAGAGCCGAACGGCTGCGCCTCGATACGCTTCGCGAATATCGCATCATGGATACGCCGCCCGAGGCGGCGTTCGATCGCGTGACCAAGATGGTCGCCGATCTGTACCGCGTGCCGATCGCGCTGGTATCGCTCGTCGACGAGTGCCGCCAGTGGTTCAAATCGGCCCACGGGCTCGAGGCAACCGAAACGCCGCGCGAGATAAGCTTCTGCCAATATGTCGTCGCCGAAGGAAAGCCCTTCGTGGTGACCGACGTGATGGGCGACCCGCGCTTTCGCGATAATCCGCTCGTCACCGGCGACCTTCATATCCGCTTCTACGCCGGGGTGCCGCTCCGCGCCTATAATGGCGCGATCCTCGGGACGCTGTGCCTGATCGACCGCGAGGAGCGGGCGCCGTTGACCCCCACCGAACTCGAACGGCTGGAGGATTTCGCGGGAATCATCATGGCCGAGGCCGACCTGCGCCGTATCGTGGGCGAACGTGACGAAGCGAAGCGAACGCTCGAGCGCGCGCTCGATTTTTCGGGAATAGCGACCTGGCGTTACGATGCCCGTACGGGCGCGATCCAGTGGAGCGGCGCGGCGGCAGAACTCTGGGGCGCCGACTATGCAACCGCGCTTGCGCATGTCGACGACTTCTTCGACCGCCTCCATCCCGACGACCGCGACGCGGTCCGCGGCGTGCTCGGCAATTCGGTGGCGCATGGTGCGCATTATGCGACCGAATATCGCATTCAGCACCCTGAACGCGGCGTGCGCTGGATCGCGGTCCACGCCGACTGGGATGTCAGGACCGACGACGCGATCCTGACCGGGGTCAGCATCGATATCACCGAACAGAAAAGCCGGCAGGAAAACGCCAATCTGCTGATGCGCGAACTGCACCACCGGATGCGCAACCTGTTCGCGACGGTCGGCGCGATCATCTCGCTCACCCGCCACGCGGCGCGCGATGTCGACGATTATGTCGAGCGGATCAGCAGCCGGCTCGACGCGCTCAACCGCGCACAGAACGTCCTGCTCGGCGCCAATTTCATGACGGGGTCGATGCACGCGCTGATGCGCGAGGTCGAGGCGGCCTTTCCGCGCATCCGCTGGTCGGGGCCCGACCTGCTGCTTCCCGAAAATGCGCTCGTCGCGATGGCGCTTTTTTTCAACGAGCTCGCGACCAATGCCGCGAAGCATGGCGCGCTGACTGGCGCGAACGGCCAGGTCGAGGTGAGCTGGACGCAAGAGGCCGAGGGCAACGACGATCGCAGATTCCGCCTGACCTGGGCCGAAAGCGGCGGCGATCGCAAAGTCGCCGCGCCCGAGCGCACCAGTTTCGGCACGCTGCTGATGGAGCGGAGCGTCAAGAACAACCTCGGCGGGACGATCGAACGCCGGTGGGAACCCGGCGGGCTGATCGTCGACATCACGCTCCCCGCGCGGTGGCGAGAGGCCTGATCGCCCTTAACCTGGATTATTTGTTCTATCTATGTTCTCATGCTAGCCATGCGGCATGTCCGCCAAAGCGATTCTCGAAAAGCTGGCCGTGCTCGCCGACGCGGCGAAATATGACGCGTCGTGCGCGTCGTCGGGGACGGTAAAGCGCGATTCGACCGAAACAGGGGGTATCGGATCGACCGAGGGCATGGGCATCTGCCACAGCTATGCGCCCGACGGGCGCTGTATCTCGCTGCTCAAAATCCTGCTCACGAACTTTTGCATCTATGACTGCCGCTTCTGCATCAACCGCGCGTCGAGCAATGTCGAACGCGCGCGCTTCAGCCCTCAAGAGGTCGTTCGGCTCACGCTCGATTTCTACAAGCGCAACTATATCGAAGGACTGTTCCTCTCGTCGGGCATCATCCGCTCCGAAGATTATACAATGGAGCAGCTGGTCGAGGTTGCGCGCATCCTGCGCGAGGAACATCGCTTTGCCGGCTATATCCATCTGAAGACGATTGCGGGCGCCGACCCAGGATTGATCGCGCTCGCGGGACTCTATGCCGATCGCCTTTCGACCAACGTCGAACTGCCGACCGAGGCTGGGTTGTCGAACTTCGCGCCCGAGAAGAAACCCGAGACGATTCGCAAGACGATGGCGTCGGTGCGCGTCGGCGCCGAGGATGCGGCCGAAGCCGCGAAGAGCCGGCTGATCGGCAAGGCGATGCCGCCGCGCTTTGCGCCTGCGGGGCAATCGACGCAGATGATCGTCGGCGCCGATGCGGCGCGCGACGACGATATATTGAAGACCGCGACGAACCTCTATTCGGGATACCAGCTCCGCCGCGTCTATTATTCGGCCTACAGCCCGATCCCCGATGCGAGCAGCGACCTGCCGCCGGTGCGCCCGCCGCTGATGCGCGAACATCGGTTGTATCAGGCCGACTGGCTGCTGCGCTTCTATGGCTTCGAACGCGCCGAGATCATGGAGGGGGCGACCGGCGGCATGCTCGACCTGAACATAGATCCCAAGCTCGCGTGGGCGCTCCAGCGGCGCGAGGCCTTTCCGGTCGACATCAACCGCGCGCCGCGCGAGCTGCTGCTGCGCGTGCCCGGGCTCGGCACGCGCGCGGTCGACCGCATCGTCGCGGCGCGGCGTTTGGGCAAGCTCGGTCTCGGCGACCTCGCGAAGCTCACCGCCTCGGTGAAGAAACTGTTGCCCTTCATCGTCACCCCTGACTGGCGGCCGGGCAAGCTCACCGACAGCGCAGACCTCCGCGCGCGCTTCGCGCCCCCGGCCGAGCAATTGGCGTTGGCGCTGTGAGGGAGGTCGTTCTCGCGGTGCCGGGCGATTTCGCCGAATGGCGGAGCGCCGCACGCGGGCTGCTCGCGAACGGCGTCGCGCCCGAGGAAGTGAGCTGGTGCGACAGCGCGGCGGGGGCATCGCTGTTCGGCGAGGCGGGCACTCCGGCACGCCCGGGTGCGGTGGTGCTGCCGCGCGAGTTGCT
This DNA window, taken from Sphingopyxis sp. PAMC25046, encodes the following:
- a CDS encoding NepR family anti-sigma factor, with the translated sequence MNGKGTLPPGADAPRRAQGSFPGTQGDQWHRTLTGRQAPEPVSAKLRMIYGNIVSEQLPDNMLDLLSQLDQKSPKQ
- a CDS encoding GAF domain-containing protein, translating into MADGGSEEAKRAERLRLDTLREYRIMDTPPEAAFDRVTKMVADLYRVPIALVSLVDECRQWFKSAHGLEATETPREISFCQYVVAEGKPFVVTDVMGDPRFRDNPLVTGDLHIRFYAGVPLRAYNGAILGTLCLIDREERAPLTPTELERLEDFAGIIMAEADLRRIVGERDEAKRTLERALDFSGIATWRYDARTGAIQWSGAAAELWGADYATALAHVDDFFDRLHPDDRDAVRGVLGNSVAHGAHYATEYRIQHPERGVRWIAVHADWDVRTDDAILTGVSIDITEQKSRQENANLLMRELHHRMRNLFATVGAIISLTRHAARDVDDYVERISSRLDALNRAQNVLLGANFMTGSMHALMREVEAAFPRIRWSGPDLLLPENALVAMALFFNELATNAAKHGALTGANGQVEVSWTQEAEGNDDRRFRLTWAESGGDRKVAAPERTSFGTLLMERSVKNNLGGTIERRWEPGGLIVDITLPARWREA
- a CDS encoding putative DNA modification/repair radical SAM protein, whose translation is MSAKAILEKLAVLADAAKYDASCASSGTVKRDSTETGGIGSTEGMGICHSYAPDGRCISLLKILLTNFCIYDCRFCINRASSNVERARFSPQEVVRLTLDFYKRNYIEGLFLSSGIIRSEDYTMEQLVEVARILREEHRFAGYIHLKTIAGADPGLIALAGLYADRLSTNVELPTEAGLSNFAPEKKPETIRKTMASVRVGAEDAAEAAKSRLIGKAMPPRFAPAGQSTQMIVGADAARDDDILKTATNLYSGYQLRRVYYSAYSPIPDASSDLPPVRPPLMREHRLYQADWLLRFYGFERAEIMEGATGGMLDLNIDPKLAWALQRREAFPVDINRAPRELLLRVPGLGTRAVDRIVAARRLGKLGLGDLAKLTASVKKLLPFIVTPDWRPGKLTDSADLRARFAPPAEQLALAL
- a CDS encoding sigma-70 family RNA polymerase sigma factor gives rise to the protein MSDVTPQPLDDASFKRELAAMLPHLRAFGRSLCGNADLADDLVQETMLKAWKARAQYIPGPASMKSWAFVILRNCFLSQMRRKKFTAEYDEMAAERLLVAPDDQDDSLHLADVQRALLLLPVDQREALVLIGAGQLSYEEGAAICGCAVGTMKSRVSRGRAALQTILESGEMPRRSADEIPSSEAFRSIMDNVDHLTGGGPSPD
- a CDS encoding response regulator — translated: MTLGEEIRGHLPYLRRYARALTGSQQHGDNFVHTTLEVIVAAPDEFHSGDGTRIDLYRNFHRIWESAYIDDGEGRDDEEHPLVRAAHQRLVQLTPLGRQILLLTALEGFSVEEAGLITGTDQPTVETLLADAVGELDRESRTSVLIIEDEPLIAMELEQIVRDLGHRVAGIATTHEDAVAAFEETDAGLVLADIQLADGSSGIDAVQDILAIAPVPAIFITAFPERLLTGGRVEPTFLISKPFRENTVRAAISQSLLFTPQLAA
- a CDS encoding PQQ-dependent sugar dehydrogenase is translated as MKNLPSLALIAALAVAACSAPGASEAAPPDIAKLDASGDHPATPLADAPFTVQEIADFNEPWAMTFIPGTRAALITEKSGKLKLWQENGPTQDVAGVPAVAYGGQGGFGDVIVAPDFAATGTIYLSWVEAGSGGTFGAVVGKAKLVQGAAPRIEGLQIIWKQDPKVAGRGHFSHRLLFSPDGKYLFIGSGERQKFDPAQDMKANLGKILRLNPDGSVPADNPFADQGGVTAQIWSLGHRNILGLAFDATGKLWNQEMGPKGGDEVNLVEAKANYGYPIVSNGDHYDGKDIPDHVTRPEFAAPKLWWNPAVSPAGLAFYNGDLYPGWKNSLLMGALSGEGLVRMAIDGETLHKSDRWDFGQRIREVEVRDDGSVWLLTDGEDGKLVKLVPKK
- a CDS encoding BLUF domain-containing protein; its protein translation is MLSVTYVSVADPLIRDEDIVAILVSARRNNARDELTGALVYNGHNFLQLLEGPDDRVEACLAVIRDDPRHSGMVEVRRRAVETRDFGEWAMLYDPRFEWQGDGLARLAANGRIDVQDERIFANFMALGRRPRVG
- a CDS encoding sigma-70 family RNA polymerase sigma factor — encoded protein: MTGTPAAASQPQADTLSDSEFKALLAGVIPHLRAYGRSLSGNPDLADDLTQDTMVKAWASRERFERGTSIKAWTFVILRNTFLSQMRRNKFVGEYDETAVERTMSTPANQEDSGEMADLQRGLMELPQDQREALILVGAGGMSYEEAASICDCALGTMKSRVSRARAALEEIMNSGQFSQKRADAPPSSEAVDAIMDSVETITARREAANR
- a CDS encoding GNAT family N-acetyltransferase encodes the protein MTDTLLALSTAHCRITPLLADDARALAAITDETVTSRVHFLPAPFTETDARALIAGSGGGDVFHAVRDEHGLDLNGVIGVHRRARDEYEIGYWFAARVRGKGIATEAVRAVVEALAASLPGASIIAECHLENERSRALLRRIGFVSTGRPGKRPGRMLMAWRAAPAYRIDVC
- a CDS encoding alpha/beta fold hydrolase, with protein sequence MIRGFLTRRAEWPARVPDPDAPPPLTLLWREIGSLARAIGGRIRPLPPEPNPDSEHPPVMVLPGFLSGDWATKALRADLRRSGFRCYAWGLGFNRGATADIIDRIDTRVQWIIDRTGYAPALVGWSLGGIYAREYAKHHPDKVARVVTLGSPFSGSRRANRAWRLYHLIARHPVDNPPIDFHPAPRPEMPTFALWSKHDGVVAVNSARGLPHESDREVEVDCSHMGFAYAPTSVAAIVKALTEEVSAAD